In Cyanobacterium stanieri LEGE 03274, one genomic interval encodes:
- the aroF gene encoding 3-deoxy-7-phosphoheptulonate synthase, with amino-acid sequence MIVVMKVGTPEPEITRVSEELGSWGLTPEKIVGQTKVIIGLVGETASLNREQIQEVSPWIESVLRVEKPFKRASLEYRHGQASEVVIPTPNGDVAIGRDNPIAIVAGPCSVENEEMIVETAMRVKAAGAKFLRGGAYKPRTSPYAFQGHGESALGLLAAARDASGLGIITEVMDTADVEVISEYADVLQIGARNMQNFSLLKKVGNQPKPVLLKRGMSATIDEWLMAAEYILAAGNPNVILCERGIRTFDRAYARNVLDLSVLPVLKTLTHLPIMIDPSHGTGKSEYVPAMAKGAIAAGTDSLMIEVHPNPARALSDGPQSLTPDAFDALVKELAVFGKAVGRWEEAVPVLA; translated from the coding sequence ATGATCGTTGTAATGAAAGTGGGTACTCCCGAACCTGAAATTACCCGTGTAAGCGAGGAATTGGGTTCTTGGGGTTTGACACCCGAAAAAATTGTCGGACAAACGAAGGTGATTATCGGTTTGGTAGGCGAAACCGCATCCCTTAACCGTGAACAAATTCAGGAAGTTAGTCCTTGGATTGAGAGTGTGTTGAGGGTTGAAAAACCTTTCAAACGTGCTAGTTTAGAATATCGCCATGGCCAAGCTAGTGAGGTGGTTATTCCTACTCCTAATGGTGATGTGGCTATTGGTAGGGATAATCCTATCGCTATTGTGGCAGGGCCTTGCTCCGTGGAAAATGAAGAGATGATCGTGGAAACGGCGATGAGAGTCAAGGCGGCGGGAGCTAAGTTTTTACGGGGTGGAGCATATAAGCCTCGAACTTCTCCTTATGCGTTTCAAGGTCATGGTGAAAGTGCGCTCGGATTATTGGCTGCGGCTAGGGATGCTAGTGGTTTAGGGATTATTACTGAGGTGATGGACACTGCTGATGTGGAAGTAATTTCTGAGTATGCTGATGTACTACAAATTGGGGCAAGAAATATGCAAAATTTCTCCCTATTAAAAAAAGTCGGCAATCAACCTAAGCCTGTACTTTTAAAAAGAGGTATGTCGGCTACCATTGATGAGTGGTTAATGGCGGCGGAATATATTTTGGCAGCGGGTAATCCTAATGTGATTTTGTGTGAGCGTGGTATTCGTACTTTCGATCGCGCTTATGCCCGTAATGTCCTTGATTTATCTGTGTTACCTGTACTCAAGACTTTAACCCATTTACCAATTATGATTGATCCTAGTCATGGTACTGGTAAATCTGAATATGTTCCTGCTATGGCTAAAGGTGCGATCGCGGCGGGTACAGATTCCTTAATGATTGAAGTACACCCCAACCCTGCCAGAGCCTTATCCGATGGGCCTCAATCTTTAACCCCCGATGCTTTCGATGCTCTAGTTAAAGAATTAGCCGTTTTTGGTAAGGCTGTAGGGCGCTGGGAAGAAGCAGTTCCAGTTCTTGCTTAG